In Edaphobacter aggregans, the sequence TAGGCGGGAATCGCCGCCTAATGGCGTTGAGACGAGTCGGCGAGAATGCTGAAGCAAAGAGCAAAGATTTCTTTTGTTGCCGAGCTAACTATCGCATCTTAATCGGACCATAATTCTCTCGCGTGGAGAGCTCATGTCATTGGAATTTAGGCAATTGACTATTTAAATTCTGATCGCAGGTGGGGCTGACCTTCCGCACCTGATGCATATTCCCAGCATTACATTGTTGCGATCTCGGTGATTTATGCTCGATATTGGTGTCCTTACGGGGGACAAGACCACGCGACACAGGGATCCCAGCTAGGGCCGCCCGCTTCTCTGTTTGGTTCTGCATTGTGCTCAACCGGACCCCTGATTCCTTTGGCATTTCAACATTGCGCTGTGTCAAACCCAATGGGGTTCGAAAACATCAGCCCATTCTGATTCATCGGTATCAGATCTGACGAAAAGAATCAGATGCCGTTTCCACGGTCGGCTCCGGAGATGGGGTGGCTTTCTGGAGCTCGATGGCAGTGGTGACGACCTCAGTGATCCAGACCAGCATCTCTTTCTGTTTTTCGCTGATCTGGCGGGGGCGCGTATCGAGGACGCAGAGAGAACCTATGACGGTTCCGTCGTGGGACTTGAGGGGCATACCCGCGTAGAAGCGGATGCCAAATTGGCGAAAGAATGGTTCGTCGGCAGAGCGGGGATCTTCGGCGGTGTCGGGTATGACGAGGATGGATTCGGTGGAGACCAACCGGGTCAGGACCGAAGGATCATGCATAGTGTCGGCGAAGGAGAGGGCATCGTCTGGCAACCCGCACTTGGCCTCCCAGAAGCGTCTTTCGTTGTGAGCTGCGGTGACGAGCGCGATAGGTGCATCGTAGGAACGCGCGAGGTTGGTTGCGAGGCGCTGGAAGGCACCTTCTTCGGATTCGTCAACGATGTTGCCCCCCTGCATTTCGAAGAGGGGCTCGGATAGATTTTGTTTGTCCTCGACAACATCGTCAGACTTCTGAGCGTGTTCGTCGGGCTGCGTTGCGGGATAGAGGAGGGATGAGAGGTATTCCTCCATCAGATGCAGAGAGCAGACGACGTGCTGAGCATCTTCAGTGGAGACGCGGCTCCGAATGTTAGAAAGGTCACACTCCTCGCTGAGGAGGCAGGCGAAGATCGCTGCTTGAGGCAAGTGGGCACGGACCTGATTGCAGCGGAGGCGGATGTGACGGAGAGACTGAGGAGGGACCCCGACTACGCAGATGGCGTCAGGATGAAGGCTGTCGAGCGTTTGCAGGACGTCAGAAGTGGCAGTATCAGCGGAGATGACGCGGACGATGGAAGCTGGGGAGAGAATGTGGGCCGCAAGTTGGCAGGCGATCTCATCGGCTAAATCACGAGCGGGAACGCAGACGATGAGCTTGGGTGTATTCGAGGTTGGAGGTTCGGAAAGACTACTGTGACTGGTGATATCTTCAGTGAGTTCCTCGACGGATTGGAGGACCTCTTCGGCGCGTGTAGATGTCATCTCCTCGGCGTGGCGGGACTCTTCGATGAGTGTGAGGGCAGGAATCACTACAGAGTCATAGACTTGATCTCTGGGCTGGGTGGCGAGGAGGCCTTGCAGAAGGGCCCGAGCTTCGTGGGTATTGGATGAGAGCAACCGCTGGTAAAACCGCTCGGAAGGCGGCAGGGCGGTCTCGTCCCCGAAGAGGACGTCAAGATATTGAAGTTGCGGGACCTGACGGCCGATGACGACAAGGCAGACGGTGAGCGGGGTCGAGAGTAAAAGCCCCGGAAGACCCCAAAGAAGCGTCCAGAAGATAGCGGCGATGAGAACGGCGATGGGAGAAAGACCGGTTGAGGAGCTGTAAAGAAGAGGCTCCACGATATTTCCCGCAATCAGCTCGAGCATCAGGAACATAATGGCAGTCCAGAGCAACACGTTCCAGTGCGGCGAAACAGCCAAGGAGAGAAGAAGGGGGCCGGCGGCAGCCAAAAAAATACCGATGTAGGGGATGAAGCGAAGGACGCAAATGAGAAGGGCCCAAAGCAGGGGATTGGGTACGCCGATCAACCAGAGGCTCAAGCCGGCAACTGTTCCGAAGACGACATTGACAATGAGCTGCATGCGGAGATAGCGGCCAACCCGACGGCCTGCATCTTCGATTGCCGAGGTCGTGACATGCATACGTCCCCTGCCGGCCAAGCGTATCCCACGGTCGCGCAGATCTTCGCGGCCCACCAGCATGAAGGCAAGAAAGACGACGACTGCAAAGGTGGTCGTAAGGGGATGAATAAGAGGCGTGACGGTGCGGTTTGCGAGATTGATGAAAGACTCTTCTGGGAGCTCTACCCGCACCGTGACGGGCTGGTCGTTCTGGACCGAAAGCTGATCTTTGCTAGGGTCGGAGACCGCCCTCGACCTGCTCCTAATGTGTGGTCTGGGGGCATCGGGGAGCGCAGGCGCTGTTGCAGGTGCAACCCCGCCGCGAAGCTGTCTGCTTTCTTCCGACAGCATGGCAAGGGTATTACTGAGGCGTCCTGCGGAGTGAAGATGTAAGGAGTCAATCTTCTGAGTGATGTTTTGCTGATATTGCGGGAGCTCCACGGCGAGGTTATAAACCTGTCCGAGCATGACCCATCCCAATGCAGCAATGGCGGCAAGAGAGACGAAGACGACGATCAAAGCAGCAGGAGCCCGACGGATGCCCAAACGTTCCAGAAGAGCAGAGGCGGGCACTAGGAGAAAGGAGAGAAGAGCAGCGAGAGCGAGAGGGACGAAGACCTCCCGACCAAAGTAAAGGACTGCCATGACGAGCACCGCCGTCAAGAGAGAGGTATCGGGAACCCTCAACTTTTCGCGAGATTCACTCAACAAAACTCACCAGCCGCGACCCCTTTGCGAACGACCTGTCGATAGAAAGTCGGGGATTGGTGCAACAACTGGCTAGCCCAGACCTTCGAAAGAAGTCGAATTCTACTCCATATGATGCAGGGCGATGAAGATCGAAGGGCGTGGTCGTTCAAAGCATTATTTGACAAGGGCGATCTTTTCCTCGCAGGCCAGGATCTTTCACCTTGTCTCTAGACAGCTTACACAAACGGGCGGACTTCAGCCGGCTGGCGTTAGTCCAGCCTAAAGATCCGAAGAGGCCAAACGCATAAGAGCGTTCTTCGTTAGAAGAGCCTGCGTGTACGCGATTTCCCCGCCGTTTTCAAATATTAGAGTTGTCACTACCAGACGAACATAATATTCTTTGGAGCGCAAACCAAATCTCTGCTGGGAAAACTCCTGGGAGTGTCACGCCAGAGCTATTTTGTGTGTTTTTTCGGGAGATCCATGGAAACGACTGCTGATTTGAAGGCTCGGTCGAAACGACCGCTCAGAACATCTCGCGGCGAGGAAAGTGTTGCCGAAGCCGAAATCGCGTGTAATCCGGAAGATCTCGCCCTCATCCTGGCGAGCTTACAGACAATGCGCGATGGCGACTTTTCGGTCCGGCTACCTGTGGCGTGGATCGGGCTAAAGGGTAAGATTGCGGACACGTTTAACGACATCATTGCAGCCAATGAGGGCATGGCGGGAGAGCTTAAGCGCGTAGGGCAGGCGATTGGAAAGGAGGGACGTACGCGTGAGCGGACGCGGTTCCAACAATTGCGCGGCTCATGGGGCGAAATGGAGGTATCGGTTAATACGTTGGTCGAGGATCTATTGCGGCCGACAACCGAGATGACGCGAACAATCGCAGCGGTGGCTCAGGGAAATCTGACGCAAACGGTCCGGTTGGATGTCGGCGGCAGACCTCTGGAAGGTGAGTTCCTGCGCTCGGCCAACATCGTCAACACGATGATTCAGCAGTTGGGCATCTTCACGGCGGAAGTGACGCGTGTAGCGCGTGAAGTCGGCACTGACGGCAAGCTAGGGGGGCAGGCTCAGGTTCCGGGCGTTGCCGGAACATGGAAGGACCTGACGGATTCAGTGAACTCGATGGCCAGTAATCTCACTGGTCAAGTACGTAATATCGCAGAAGTCGCAACAGCGGTAGCGAGCGGCGATCTCTCGCGCAAGATCACGGTTGACGTGCGGGGCGAGATTCTACAGTTGAAGGAAGCCATCAACACCATGGTGGATCAGCTACGGTCGTTTGCATCCGAAGTGACGCGGGTAGCGCGGGAGGTCGGCACTGACGGCAAACTGGGTGGACAAGCTGTGGTGCCGGGCGTGGCGGGAACGTGGAAAGACCTGACTGACTCGGTAAACGCAATGGCCGGCAATCTCACGGCACAGGTGCGCAACATCGCCGAAGTAACCACGGCCGTGGCCCGCGGTGACCTCTCGCGCAAGATCACTGTTGACGTTAAGGGTGAGATTTTAGAGCTGAAAGACACAATCAACACAATGGTGGACCAGCTCAATGCGTTCGCAGGAGAGGTAACCCGTGTTGCACGTGAAGTGGGAACGGAGGGCAAGCTGGGCGGGCAGGCACAGGTTCCTGGTGTCGGTGGAACCTGGAAGGACTTGACGGACAACGTCAATTTTATGGCCAGTAACTTGACAGGCCAGGTGCGTAATATCGCGGAGGTTGCGACTGCGATCGCGAACGGTGATCTTTCGCGCAAGATCACAGTGGACGTCCGCGGCGAGATCCTGCAGTTAAAAGAGACCCTGAACACGATGGTAGACCAGCTGAACCGATTTGCCGGCGAAGTGACTCGGGTAGCGCGGGAGGTAGGTACCGAGGGAAGGCTGGGCGGACAGGCGAACGTACCCGGAGTTGCTGGAACGTGGAAAGACCTAACAGACTCGGTTAACTCTATGGCTGGAAACCTGACGGGCCAGGTGCGCAACATCGCCGAGGTGACAACGGCGGTTGCCCGCGGCGACTTGTCACGCAAGATTACGGTTGACGTCAAAGGCGAAATCCTCGAACTGAAAAACACGATTAACACAATGGTGGACCAACTAAATGCCTTTGCCGGAGAGGTGACGCGTGTTGCGCGTGAAGTCGGGACTGAGGGCAAGTTGGGCGGCCAGGCGCAGGTTTCAGGGGTTGCTGGAACGTGGAAGGACCTTACCGACTCGGTAAACTTTATGGCTGGCAACTTGACTGCTCAGGTGCGAAATATTGCCGAGGTTGCAACGGCCGTGGCGCGCGGCGACCTTTCCCGCAAAATAACTGTTGATGTACGCGGTGAAATCCTCGAGCTAAAAGATACGATCAACACGATGGTCGATCAGCTGCGGTCCTTCGCCGGTGAAGTAACGCGGGTTGCACGTGAGGTAGGAACAGATGGCAAACTGGGCGGACAAGCCCAGGTGCCCGGCGTCGGTGGAACCTGGAAGGACCTGACCGACAACGTTAATTTCATGGCCAGCAACTTGACAGGCCAGGTGCGGAACATCGCCGAGGTGGCGACTGCCATCGCAAGCGGTGACCTTTCGAAGAAGATTACGGTGAATGTCAGCGGCGAAATCCTGTTGCTAAAAGAT encodes:
- a CDS encoding AI-2E family transporter, translating into MLVMAVLYFGREVFVPLALAALLSFLLVPASALLERLGIRRAPAALIVVFVSLAAIAALGWVMLGQVYNLAVELPQYQQNITQKIDSLHLHSAGRLSNTLAMLSEESRQLRGGVAPATAPALPDAPRPHIRSRSRAVSDPSKDQLSVQNDQPVTVRVELPEESFINLANRTVTPLIHPLTTTFAVVVFLAFMLVGREDLRDRGIRLAGRGRMHVTTSAIEDAGRRVGRYLRMQLIVNVVFGTVAGLSLWLIGVPNPLLWALLICVLRFIPYIGIFLAAAGPLLLSLAVSPHWNVLLWTAIMFLMLELIAGNIVEPLLYSSSTGLSPIAVLIAAIFWTLLWGLPGLLLSTPLTVCLVVIGRQVPQLQYLDVLFGDETALPPSERFYQRLLSSNTHEARALLQGLLATQPRDQVYDSVVIPALTLIEESRHAEEMTSTRAEEVLQSVEELTEDITSHSSLSEPPTSNTPKLIVCVPARDLADEIACQLAAHILSPASIVRVISADTATSDVLQTLDSLHPDAICVVGVPPQSLRHIRLRCNQVRAHLPQAAIFACLLSEECDLSNIRSRVSTEDAQHVVCSLHLMEEYLSSLLYPATQPDEHAQKSDDVVEDKQNLSEPLFEMQGGNIVDESEEGAFQRLATNLARSYDAPIALVTAAHNERRFWEAKCGLPDDALSFADTMHDPSVLTRLVSTESILVIPDTAEDPRSADEPFFRQFGIRFYAGMPLKSHDGTVIGSLCVLDTRPRQISEKQKEMLVWITEVVTTAIELQKATPSPEPTVETASDSFRQI